CTCTGCTCTAAAAACAGCCTCTAGTGCTTTGTGACATGGAGTCCAGATGTTGGAATCAATCCTTTGAGAGTTTGGTCCGTGTTGATATGATTGCATCATGCAGTCAATACAGATTTTTCAGGagcactttcatgctgtgaatatCCGTTCAACATCCCAGAGGTGATCTACAGGATTCAGATCCCATGAACACTGAACTCCTTGTCATGTttatgaaaccagtttgagagacttttgctttgtgacatggtgcattatgaTGCTGGAAttagccattagaagatggtaaattgtgaacatgaagtgATGCGTATAATCAGCAACAATACTCGAATAGTCTGTGGCATTCAAGTAATGATTGACTGGTATTAACAgcccaaagtgtgccaagaaaacattccgcACACCATTAccccacctccaccagcctggactgttgacacaaTGGAATCATGctgttggtgccaaattctgGTGCTGaattcagctgtccagtttttgGTGCGTCTGTGTCCACTGCAGCcccagctttctgttcttggcaaAAAAAGTGGAACATGATGTAACCTTCTACTTTTTAGCTCATCTGCATCAAGGTTCTaagtgttgtgatgatgtgtgaagagatgcttttctgctcaccacaactGCACAGTGATTATCTGAGATACTGTTGTTTATccgtcagctcaaaccagttgGCCTTTCTCCATtaatctctctcatcaacaaggcatttctgtCCTCAGAACTGCTCACTGGAGgggttttttatatttattgcacCATTCTAAACTCTATGGGCTGTTATGTGAAATATCCCATGAGATGATCAGTTATAGAATTGCTCAAACCAGTGTATCTGCCACCAGCAATCACGCCACAGTCAAAATCTCTGAGATCATATTTTTCTTaatctgatggttgatgtgaacagtaCCTGCAGCTGCTGATCCATATCCGTATGACTTTATGCCTTGCACTGCTGAtacatgattggctgtttaTGTAATTGCAAATGAGTAGGTGTACAAATGTTTGTAATAAACAGTGAGTTTTTCCCATCCTTGTGGAGACATTAGGTCTGAGCCCCGATTGCCcctacacaaactcacacacgaACAAAAACATAGCAGTTCAACCTGCTTCAATCTGTTGAGCTGTGAGAGAGATCTAAAAGCCAGACACTAAAGTCAATATTAgcctgcctacacacacacacacacacacacacacacacttttatattactatctttgtgatttattttaattgattttcgAAGTACTgtagcttaaaaaaaatatatgcctACCCCTAAGCCTAATTTATAAAAGAAGGCATTTTTCTTTATGCTGACCAGCGAAAAAGTCTAGCCAAGGTCAAATCTGTCATGTAACCCTATTATTACAGGGACATTTGGTCTCCGTAAAGTGCTAaatacatacttacacacatacacaccgtACAGATTGCGAGGACAAGCTCTTGTGGAGTAATAAATCAGCAAACAGTGTTGTGATACCAGACTTTCTGGTTTATTGTTGAGCTTAACTGCCATAAATCTAACTTGCAAATCATTTGTCAGTTAGGGGTCAGTTAGGACAGTGCAAGAAACCCCACACTAGGTGTGCTCATTCAGCTAATTATAAAAGGGAGGCACTGCATCATAGGTGGTCTGCATAATTACCATGAGGCCATGGGGCAGAACTTCTTATTAGATTAGACAAGAAATGTATCCTTGTACTGGAATCTGACAAAGACACACTAATAGCCTgtgcacgtgtgtatgtgtgtaacatGAATGTGACTGACTAACCCATGCAGGACCTGAGCAACTGGGTGTCAGACAGGACAGGGCGTGGCCCCCTGGTGGATGGCTGGAGACAGAACACCATGCCCATCATGTGTTCCTACAAGAGAGTTCAGTGCAGCTTTGAGGTCTATGGGTTTCAGGGCCGGACAGAGGAGTTCATCCACAGGGTGGGAGCTAACCTGAGATACTTCTAATGATTCGTCTACATGGTACGGTTATATCATAAGCGAAGACAGTGTGTAACGATGTTTCCTTGTTCCCCATAGAATATACGCGACGTCCTGCTAGTAGGACACAGACAGGCAGTGGCATGGATAGATGAGTGGCACGGTGAGGATAAAGCCTTATAATGCTTTCTGTTATTAACCCTTATGCTCAGGATATCCCATTCACACTGGCTGTCTCTTTCgatttataaaatgtattaccTAATATCTCcactttcatttctctttcttattCACAGGTCAAAATGACCTAAGTATTACCTGTATctcagtaatataaatattatcttTCAAAATGgtttttcattttgatttagaaaaaaaatgctttttattactgtacttcaagtaaaaaaaatttaatgggTCATTTTGACCCATGGGTCAATTACCAAGACAAGCTTTCTCTAATATGAGCATTCTAAATCACTTCGGTTCAGCTTATTCAGGCATTATACATACACTGCGTAGCCTGCATATAAAGTGCtggtgtggattggtgtgtgtctgGCTAACATGGATCCACGTTTGTATTGTGGCAGGGATGAGCCTGGAGGAAGTGAGGGAGTTCGAGAagcagctgcagcaggagacgAACCAGAAGATGAAGAACGACATGAGTGGCTCAGGTAGCATCTCAAAGCAAGAGAAAAAGGATTTGGGGAGGGGGAGTGATTAAGAGTGACAGTGatagagaaatgaggagagtgCCTGAGGATAAGGGAGAAGATTCGGAGAAAATAGGTGGAGAGAGGAGAATGTGTGCAAGATGGAGGGAAGGGCCGACACCGGAGGACGGAGCACTAGTGATGATGGAGAGGGATTTGTTTAGCAGTGATGATCCTAAAGAGTGTGCTCCTGAACTCACCCTGTCTTTATGCAAGTTACATAAATCATCTAACTCATGCTATGCTACActaatgacagtgtgtgtgtgtgtgtgtgtgtgtgtagggtcatTCAAAGCCTCCCACTGCCTTCTGTTGGCAAAAGTGCAACAGCGTGCAGTGCTAATGATAATCCTGACAGTAATTACAGTCCAGTGGGTGATATCCCCTGACTTTGAGCTCATGATGAAAAACCATCATGCTCTCATCCACCAGCACACAGCACTGAAGGCAGCCTGTGCCTCTACTGCCCCTTTAGGTCAAGCAGGGCCATTACAACTTTTTCAAACCATACCACTGAGAAATCCCCTTCACTCCATTTTTGCTCACACATTCTACCATGTGTAACAGCAGCACCTGCATTTTTCATCACATCTTAAAAAAAGCAGAATTGCTGCAGCAGAACGTTATTAGAAGGGTTAATGAGAACATTTTGCCTTCATTTTGTCAGCAAATGTTTGAGTATCTCTGTAAAAAACCTctcttttttgtcatttttttctccacacCCTTGTTCctccctcctccacctccttcgCAGGCTCAGTCGCTCGCGTGCGTCCCCCCTTCTCCCGCTCTGTCTCGGTCACGGATGCGTCGTCACTGAAGAAGATGGGGGTGAACACTGTGGATATTACAGACCCTTCATCATCATGTTCCTCCACGTTCATGAGCCCTATGAGATTGAATTCATCATCAGACTAACCGCACACTCCTGCCTGTTAAAATGAAATAACCAGCCAAATACTGTTACTTTTCAAAGCTATTCATTAGCAGTATGTTTTGGAAATATACACTATGCACAGATGTGGGTGAGGGGACCTTTtcgtcttttttattttttaattgttgccAAAGCATGCCTACTAGCGAGTTCCTAGTTCTCTCCTATTGTATGATAGTTATCATAGAGGGTTATTTTTTATCATAGAAGGTGAGGGTGAACCACCTtcctcaaacacacatgaagCAACAACATTTACATGAACTGCTGCTACATGAAACTAGACATACGGATATAATGGCTTCCTAGCTACATTAGCTATTCTGTCTCTTTAAGACTCCCAATTATGAATGACTATGACATTGTCAGTAAGACAAAACCTTAGACAAACACATGTTCTAAACACTAAACCCTGCTAGCACTCTATCCTGTTTACACACCTTCCCATGTGACTCTCTATTGACCTAGATTGACACTTTGTGTCATACACCTTCTGCATGTATGTGCACCTAGCTGATCTTACAGAATTGCAGACTCATCAATGCACCAGCAAGGTCTGTTTTAGATCAGATTTGAAGGTGACACCAGTCAGCTTCCTACACACTTTGCTTTAAGCTCAGTTAACCTGTGCAAGTCTTTTGAAGAGAGGACCCCCCCTCCTCCCTGTACCTATGATTAGCTGTTGTTTAATTGTTGTACAAATGCACAAGGTCTATTCTACTTGAACTAATCTGCATAATAATACCTGAACTTGCACAAAGAATGCACAATAATGTGTCAGTCAGATAGGTGACAATCATATTAAGCACTTTGCCTTATGTGTTCTGTCTGTTCCCCTGAATCGCTGTGTAGGAATATCGCAccattattgtaaatatatatattgattgTTTAGGTCGAGTGGGAAATGCTAGGCTAATATATTCGTTCTTTAAAAATACACCCTAGTTTTTGACATATGTATGAGCTCCATTATTACAGTGATAGATCAAATGTGTATGTAGGTGCGCTCTGGCCAGCTGTTCCTGCCTGGAAAGAATTACAGTGTTGAGCCTTGCGTTCTGGTCCTGAGATTTAAAaactgtaatatgtatataaacttTAGTCAAATGGCCAAACATCACAGAGACTCTTGCATTAGACAATCTGCTTGCCTAATGGCCCCGGTGAATGATTTAtactaaaataaacaaatatgaaaGATTAGTGTATATAGATGAGGCAGGGCTATGTGTATCTAAAAAGGAATTgtaatgtgaataaaaaaacaaaatgagacTCAGGGATAACActtgtgtttgtctttttttatttctctttatgtCAAGCTGATTTTTTCAAACAGGAGTGATGAGAATTTATTTATAAGTGAATATATAGCTAATGTGTTAAAATCTTACTCAAATTAAAGTCTCGCACCTCGAGCCCAGTGCGACCTGCATTATCTGACATGGTACCTGAAGACGAATAAATGGATATCCAGCCACAAATTTACTCAAGTGAACTTAAAATAAATTGTTGCTTTTATATGACCATAAGTATTAAAAAGTGACACATAAATGATGAACTAAATGATTAAAACTGTGGAAATTTCACGTAAAAACCCGTTAGACTGTTTAGTCTAAAATCATAATTCATTCTTTGTATTTGCTTGACATATACATAAGTAAAAACAAACATCCTGTAAAtatcctcctcatcatggcacctgttagtgggtgggatatattaggcagcaagtgaacattttgtcctcaaagttgatgtgttagaagcaggaaaaatgggcaagtgtaaggatttaacaagggcaaattgtgatggctagacgactggatcagagcatctccaaaactgcagctcttgtggggtgttcccggtctgcagtggtcagtatctatcaaaagtggtccaaggaaggaacagtggtgaaccagcaacaagGTCATGGGcgtccaaggctcattgatggatgtggggagtgcggctggcccgtgtgatccgatccaacagacgagccactgtttctcaaattgctgaaaaagataatgctggttctgatagaaaggtgacagaatacacagtgcatgatgggtcagggctgttttggcagcaaaacgggcaccaacacaatattaggcaggtggccatGTTATGGTTGGTCGGTGTATactataaattaatatttgacTTGTTGCCTAGCAAGTTACCGGCTTTTTTTAATCCATGCTAGTCAAGCCTGGCATTTGCAAATTAAATTCTCAAGCTAACACTGCTAAATATAGTCAGCAAATTTCAGCAAATCAGTGAAATTACTTTAATATGCTTTTTCAAATTAGATGGTGTTTATGGTTTCCAGAGAGGCAAAGAAGATGCATTTTATAAAAGGTTTTCCTTTCCTTATAATATTCCAgcattctgaaatattttactgaGGTAGAGCCACAATTTGAACACAGCAGTCCAGTGACTTATCCATCTTCTCACACACGGAGAGCTAAAGCGCTAACTACATTGTAAGCATGAGCAGGTTTCCTCAGACGACAAATGGACAAGATTCTTGATTGTTTTTTCTACACTGATGAACTTGATTGATGCTTTAAACTGAAATGGAAATACAATGCGCAGAATCCCGTTCAACTGATATACAGCACACAGTCACTGGCAAGATGAGAGAAGAAGAGACTGAGTATTTTgaagctttaaataaaaagtatgatTGCTTTCTTGCTGATTTGATAATGTAAGagtatacaacaacaacaataataataataataataataataataataaagtaaaaaaaataaaaatcctactTAACTAAAGACGTACAATAACTGGCATATATTTTACCccaatttaaaaagaaaaacatatgtttacatataaaacatatagtttttcataagtatttctgtttttatctagcttACTAAggaaaatatattcatagataAGTTTCACACAAATCTTTATATCTCAATTCCATTTCAGTTCTTTGAGATGCCCCAAGTTCTTGACCTTACGGTTCTAAAATTCTGTGGAAGATTATCCAACAGAGATAAAAACATCTctcactgaaagccaacagagtcctgactcattttacagCAGATTTGCAACAGCAGatcaaatcattcatttgtttatactgattgaaaatgtatTATATGGAGCGACAGTGTACTGTTAAAAAGCGTCAAAAACCTACCGGCTTTGAGGAGAAATGTTAGACTGTGTATATTACTGAATAGCATGTTTACCAAAGATGTactcttttttaatttagtaCAATAATGTGTTACGGGTGTACTGTAACCTGAGGTCAAATCGAAGGGAAACGGACAACTGATGTAAGTTTGTTTCACCACTGTCATTTAAAACCTCAGACTTGAAATAGAGACATGTCTATGCAGTTCAGTTACAGCTGTCTCTTTTATCTCagggtggggttttttttttccagcttctgtatctgtatcatctcatctcacttTAGACATCTATTCTTTCTCTGCTTCCTCTATTTCCTTACAGCAAAATATACCCAGCACTACATGAAATTCATTGAGAGGAGACTAATCTCTCTAAAAGCCGCTATTCCTGAGAAATGATACCACATGCAGACAGAAAGTGTGATTTACTAGGTTAGAAGGGAAGGTTTAGCATGGACTTTATCTACTTTATTAGCTGATTAGTGTGTTCtgatgtttaaaaatgtattccTATGTTTGTGCTActtgcttctcttttttctttccgtTATTTTCCTTCTTCCGCCAAGGAAGGATGCCCCAGTGCAAAAGGCTTTCACAGCAGGTTTATAAATGAGATTAATTAAAGCGATTCGCGTAAACACTGCCACATTGACTTGCCGTCTTACCAGCACACGTTCACGGCAATTGCTGGATCACCTGTCTGCAAACTAAATTAAGGTGAAAAAGGCTGTTGGGAGGGTATTAAATACTTCTGCTATGCCCGTAAGCCAATATTGCCAGAACCCCAAATGACCAAACAACCCTAATGAGTTCAATTGATGTTATTCCTGAATAAAATGGCATCATTTGTCACTTCAGACGTTCAGCATCACCAGCGGTTTGCGGATAAGGTTTGCTAACAAGCAGGTGGTCTAATTCAGTGCATTTTGAAGTCTGCAGCAGGGTTGGATTTGCTCTGCTTTCTAAGATATCAGTATtggaaagagaagaaagcttACCGACTTGTGCAAATGTAGTGCTACTCTAGTAATAATTCATTTGAGCAAAGGTAAAAGTAGTCGTCAAGGGAATTAGTCGATTTAGAGGAAATCTGACCATTTAGTGAAAAACTACCTAGAGTCATTTCtttactttcatttattcatattgtGACAATTGACAAAAGTAATGAtgcttattaatattattaataatttctactttttattttctacCGTTCTAAATAACCATATGACCTAAGCTGAGGTAAACAGcactttaattatatataactgtaTACAAATAAAGGTGTATACGAAATCaactttagctagctagctaaatgcTGTCAGGGTTTAATAGCTTGCTACGTTCATTAGTTTGCTAGCTAGCTCATGTtaattcatgcagttatctagcCACATAGTTAGATGACTAGCAAAAGCACTTAATCTATATACGTATGTAATAAAATAGGCAATTGCTATTGAGCATTTAAAGTGACATTTTAGGTTTTCTTACGGCAAACTATCAAACAATCAGGCTAGCTAGTCTAGCTCACTCAGATAGCTATCAGCTTACCTGTGCATG
The nucleotide sequence above comes from Hemibagrus wyckioides isolate EC202008001 linkage group LG01, SWU_Hwy_1.0, whole genome shotgun sequence. Encoded proteins:
- the pitpnc1b gene encoding cytoplasmic phosphatidylinositol transfer protein 1b translates to MLMKEYRICMPLTVEEYRIGQLYMINKHSHEQSEGGDGVEVIRNELDTHPKYGSGQVTEKRIYLSSKLPSWMKKFVPMIFYVTEKAWNFYPYTITEYTCSFLPKLSIKIETHFENNNGSNDNVFEDKPTPIDSVCFLDILSDPIPDKYYKKDEDLSNWVSDRTGRGPLVDGWRQNTMPIMCSYKRVQCSFEVYGFQGRTEEFIHRNIRDVLLVGHRQAVAWIDEWHGMSLEEVREFEKQLQQETNQKMKNDMSGSGSVARVRPPFSRSVSVTDASSLKKMGVNTVDITDPSSSCSSTFMSPMRLNSSSD